A genomic window from Indioceanicola profundi includes:
- a CDS encoding pectate lyase family protein, whose amino-acid sequence MKKSLLAALCLTVAAFAGTSLPQPAAAADPLAFPGAQGWAAETKGGRGGRIIKVTTLAATGPGSFAEAVATKGPRIVVFEVGGVIDLERTALKITEPFLTIAGQTAPSPGITFIRGGLDIVTHDVIVQHIRVRPGEAEQPKMGGMDFDAIATLGGAYNVIVDHCSLTWATDENLSASGPRVQGDTPEEWRRNTSHRITFSNNIIAEGLAYSSHAKGEHSKGSLIHDNVSDILIIGNLYSNNMERTPLFKGGVRGAIVNNLIYNPGQKAIHYNLIAQEWGDHPFQLGQMSVVGNVMRAGPDTWDGLPLVMVGGSGDVELHMADNLTMDRLGRPLPEFGLYTTAPIKVSRLDSPPVWPEGLKALPAEAVQDAVIKNAGARPWERDPVDARIVADVIEGRGAIIDSEKEVGGYPVVKETRAPFDPAAWNLDDMTPRK is encoded by the coding sequence GTGAAGAAGAGTCTACTGGCCGCTCTGTGCCTGACCGTTGCCGCCTTCGCCGGCACGTCCCTTCCGCAACCCGCTGCCGCGGCGGACCCGCTGGCCTTCCCCGGCGCCCAAGGCTGGGCCGCCGAAACCAAGGGCGGGCGCGGCGGGCGCATAATCAAGGTCACCACGCTGGCCGCCACTGGCCCCGGTTCCTTCGCCGAAGCCGTGGCCACCAAGGGACCGCGGATCGTCGTCTTCGAGGTGGGCGGGGTCATCGACCTGGAGCGCACCGCGCTGAAGATCACGGAGCCCTTCCTGACCATCGCCGGCCAGACGGCTCCCTCGCCGGGAATCACCTTCATCCGCGGCGGGCTGGACATCGTCACCCATGACGTCATCGTCCAGCATATCCGCGTCCGCCCCGGCGAGGCGGAGCAGCCCAAGATGGGCGGGATGGACTTCGACGCGATCGCGACCCTTGGCGGCGCGTATAACGTCATCGTCGACCATTGCTCCCTGACCTGGGCGACCGACGAGAACCTGTCCGCCAGCGGGCCGCGTGTGCAGGGCGACACGCCGGAGGAGTGGCGGCGGAACACATCCCACCGCATCACCTTCTCGAACAACATCATCGCCGAGGGGCTGGCCTATTCCTCCCATGCGAAGGGGGAGCATTCCAAGGGCTCCCTGATCCACGACAATGTCAGCGACATCCTGATCATCGGGAATCTTTATTCCAACAACATGGAGCGTACCCCGCTGTTCAAGGGCGGCGTGCGCGGCGCTATCGTCAACAACCTGATCTACAATCCCGGCCAGAAGGCCATCCACTATAATCTGATCGCCCAGGAATGGGGTGACCATCCCTTCCAACTCGGGCAGATGTCGGTGGTGGGCAATGTCATGCGCGCCGGCCCGGATACCTGGGACGGGCTGCCGCTGGTCATGGTCGGCGGCTCCGGCGATGTGGAACTGCACATGGCCGACAACCTCACCATGGACCGGCTTGGCCGGCCGTTGCCGGAATTCGGTCTCTACACCACGGCGCCGATCAAGGTGTCCCGCCTGGATAGCCCGCCGGTCTGGCCCGAGGGGCTGAAGGCGCTTCCGGCAGAGGCGGTGCAGGATGCCGTGATCAAGAATGCCGGTGCCCGCCCGTGGGAGCGGGACCCCGTGGATGCCCGGATCGTGGCCGACGTGATCGAGGGCCGCGGGGCCATCATCGACAGCGAGAAGGAGGTCGGCGGCTATCCGGTGGTCAAGGAAACCCGTGCGCCCTTCGACCCGGCGGCATGGAACCTGGACGACATGACCCCGCGGAAATAG
- a CDS encoding efflux RND transporter permease subunit, giving the protein MRIGRFFIDRPVFAIVLSIFVLVVGVISYVSLPVSQYPEVAPPTVVVTAQYPGANAQTVADTVAAPIEQEVNGVEGMLYMSSQSTSDGQMNLTVTFELGTDLDEAQVLVQNRVAVAEPRLPEEVRRLGVVTRKNSPDLMMVIHLISPDNSLDQLYISNYALLQVRDTLARIEGVGNIQLFGARDYSMRVWLDPQRIAELDMTAQDVVTAIRAQNVQVAGGQLAQPPTDLGRDFQLNLSLQGRLTEPQQFESIIVKTGEDGRVVRLSDVARVELGAQNYVTNSYLDGNSAVVLAVSQLPGSNALATAERLQTAIAELSEAFPPGLEYRIIYNPTEFIAQSIDALLTTIYEAVFLVVLVVLVFLQRWRASLIPVIAIPVSLIGTFAVMAALGFTINNLTLFGLVLAVGIVVDDAIVVVENVERNLAKGLSPKEAARVTMDEVGGALVSIALVLSAVFIPTAFIEGIQGQFYQQFAVTIAVATVISMFNSLTLSPALCAMLLKGHETAHAEAAQRLGLMQRLINGFNNGFDRMSDAYGRLVGRVSRASVLMLLVYVGLIGLTGYLFTRVPGGFIPQQDQGYVIVAIQTPEGTSLARTDAVIKRAEQMILETEGVAHTATFAGFSGATRTIATNAGAIFATMVPFEERHGLTADHVLQTLQGKMMTITDAQIFVVPPPPVSGLGTSGGFAMRVQDRAGRGPAALEEAAWGLAIPANGVPGLINVFTPFSAKAPQVYLDIDRVKAQMLEVPVENVFGTLEVYLGSAYVNDTNLFGRTFRVTAQADSQFRLDPEGIAKLETRNANGDMVPLGSFVDFRYVTGPDRVHRYNLFPAAEIQGNALPGFSSGQAIAAMEGLADGALPEGFGIEWTDLSYQEKNTGNSALYIFPLCVFFVFLVLAAQYESWSLPFAIILIVPMCLLSAIGGVMMRGMDNNILTQIGFVVLVGLASKNAILIVEFARQLEAEGRDRFDAVIEACRLRLRPILMTSFAFILGVVPLMIASGAGAEMRQAIGTAVFFGMLGVTFFGLVFTPVFYVVIRRLTTRAGHVAGPVPVPAGSD; this is encoded by the coding sequence ATGAGGATCGGACGCTTCTTCATCGACCGACCGGTCTTCGCCATCGTCCTGTCGATTTTCGTGCTGGTCGTCGGCGTGATCAGCTACGTCTCCCTTCCCGTTTCCCAGTATCCGGAGGTGGCTCCGCCCACGGTGGTGGTGACCGCCCAGTATCCGGGCGCCAACGCGCAGACCGTGGCCGACACCGTCGCCGCTCCCATCGAGCAGGAGGTGAACGGGGTCGAGGGCATGCTCTACATGTCCTCCCAGTCCACCTCCGACGGGCAGATGAACCTGACCGTCACCTTCGAGCTTGGCACCGACCTGGACGAGGCGCAGGTGCTGGTCCAGAACCGCGTGGCCGTGGCGGAGCCTCGCCTGCCTGAGGAGGTCCGGCGTCTCGGCGTGGTGACGCGCAAGAACTCGCCCGACCTGATGATGGTCATCCACCTGATCTCGCCGGACAACAGCCTCGACCAGCTCTACATTTCCAACTACGCCCTGCTGCAGGTCCGGGACACGCTGGCCCGCATCGAGGGTGTTGGCAATATCCAGCTTTTCGGCGCGCGCGACTATTCCATGCGCGTCTGGCTGGACCCGCAGCGGATCGCCGAGCTGGACATGACGGCGCAGGACGTGGTCACCGCCATCCGGGCCCAGAACGTCCAGGTGGCCGGCGGACAGCTCGCCCAGCCGCCGACGGATCTCGGCCGCGACTTCCAGCTCAACCTCAGCCTCCAGGGCCGGCTGACGGAGCCGCAGCAGTTCGAGAGCATCATCGTCAAGACCGGCGAGGACGGCCGCGTCGTCCGCCTGTCGGACGTGGCGCGGGTCGAGCTCGGAGCGCAGAACTACGTCACCAACTCCTACCTGGACGGCAACTCGGCGGTGGTGCTGGCGGTGAGCCAGCTTCCCGGCTCGAACGCGCTCGCCACGGCGGAGCGGCTTCAGACCGCCATTGCGGAACTGTCCGAGGCGTTTCCGCCGGGGCTGGAATACCGCATCATCTACAATCCTACCGAATTCATCGCACAGTCCATCGACGCGCTGCTCACCACCATCTATGAGGCGGTGTTCCTGGTGGTGCTGGTGGTGCTGGTCTTCCTTCAGCGCTGGCGCGCCAGCCTGATCCCTGTCATCGCCATTCCGGTCAGCCTGATCGGCACCTTTGCCGTGATGGCGGCGCTGGGCTTCACCATCAACAACCTGACCCTGTTCGGGCTGGTGCTGGCCGTCGGCATCGTCGTGGACGACGCCATCGTGGTGGTGGAGAATGTGGAGCGTAACCTGGCCAAGGGACTGAGCCCCAAGGAGGCGGCCCGGGTCACCATGGACGAGGTCGGCGGGGCGCTGGTCTCCATCGCGCTCGTCCTCTCGGCCGTGTTCATCCCGACCGCCTTCATCGAAGGCATCCAGGGCCAGTTCTACCAGCAGTTCGCGGTGACCATCGCGGTCGCCACCGTCATCTCCATGTTCAACTCCCTGACGCTCAGCCCGGCGCTCTGCGCCATGCTGCTGAAGGGGCATGAGACCGCACATGCGGAAGCCGCCCAGCGCCTGGGCCTGATGCAGCGGCTGATCAACGGCTTCAACAATGGCTTCGACCGCATGTCGGATGCCTATGGGCGGCTGGTCGGGCGGGTCAGCCGGGCATCGGTTCTGATGCTACTGGTCTATGTCGGGCTGATCGGCCTGACCGGATACCTGTTCACCCGCGTGCCGGGCGGGTTCATTCCGCAGCAGGACCAGGGCTATGTCATCGTCGCCATCCAGACGCCGGAGGGCACCAGCCTCGCCAGGACCGACGCGGTGATCAAGCGGGCGGAACAGATGATCCTGGAGACGGAAGGCGTGGCCCATACCGCCACCTTCGCCGGATTCAGCGGCGCTACCCGCACCATCGCAACCAATGCCGGCGCCATCTTCGCCACAATGGTCCCGTTTGAGGAGCGGCACGGCCTGACGGCCGACCATGTGCTCCAGACGCTCCAGGGCAAGATGATGACCATTACGGATGCGCAGATCTTCGTGGTGCCGCCGCCGCCGGTCAGCGGCCTCGGCACGTCCGGCGGCTTCGCCATGCGCGTCCAGGACCGTGCGGGCCGCGGACCGGCCGCACTGGAGGAGGCCGCCTGGGGTCTGGCCATTCCGGCCAATGGGGTCCCTGGCCTGATCAACGTCTTCACGCCGTTCAGCGCCAAGGCTCCGCAGGTCTATCTCGACATTGACCGGGTCAAGGCGCAGATGCTGGAAGTGCCGGTGGAGAATGTCTTCGGTACGCTGGAGGTTTATCTCGGCTCGGCCTACGTCAACGATACCAACCTGTTCGGCCGCACCTTCCGTGTCACCGCCCAGGCGGACAGCCAGTTCCGGCTGGACCCGGAAGGCATCGCCAAGCTGGAAACCCGGAACGCCAATGGCGACATGGTTCCCTTGGGGTCCTTCGTGGACTTCCGCTACGTGACCGGGCCGGACCGCGTCCACCGCTACAACCTGTTCCCGGCAGCCGAAATTCAGGGCAATGCCTTGCCCGGCTTCAGTTCGGGCCAGGCCATCGCGGCGATGGAGGGATTGGCGGACGGCGCGCTGCCGGAGGGCTTCGGCATCGAATGGACGGATCTGAGCTATCAGGAGAAGAATACGGGCAACTCCGCCCTCTACATCTTCCCGCTCTGCGTCTTCTTCGTCTTCCTGGTGCTGGCGGCGCAGTATGAGAGCTGGTCCCTGCCCTTCGCCATCATCCTGATCGTGCCGATGTGCCTTCTCTCGGCCATTGGCGGGGTGATGATGCGGGGCATGGACAACAACATCCTGACCCAGATCGGCTTCGTGGTGCTGGTTGGCCTCGCCTCCAAGAACGCCATCCTGATCGTGGAGTTCGCGCGCCAGCTGGAGGCGGAGGGTCGCGATCGCTTCGATGCGGTGATCGAGGCCTGCCGCCTGCGCCTGCGGCCGATCCTGATGACCAGCTTCGCCTTCATCCTGGGCGTGGTGCCGCTGATGATCGCCAGCGGCGCCGGTGCGGAGATGCGGCAGGCCATTGGCACCGCCGTGTTCTTCGGCATGCTGGGCGTCACCTTCTTCGGTCTGGTGTTCACGCCCGTCTTCTATGTGGTCATCCGCCGCCTGACCACACGGGCCGGCCATGTGGCGGGACCGGTTCCGGTGCCCGCCGGAAGCGACTGA